TTACCATTTAATGAGCGATAACACTCCTTGATATTGTTGTATCTGTATTCAGACCGACAACCGTATCCGCAGCTGCACTTAGCACTGGCGATTCTACAACCGTGATGCATTTGGTCCAGTTCACAGGCCAGTGTTGTACCTTTAAATAAAGCAAGACAAGTACACTTTTtggatttatttcaaaaatcaagaTCAAACTGCTTTCTTTGAAGATTTCTGTGGTCTTGCAGACCCACCCGATGAGTTaggattatttaaaaaaacgagaaataaatagatataATCAGCCATATCTGTATAAAACCGGAAGCGAGCGAGACACTCGGATTATCGTTGAAGATTATTCTTAAAATATGcatgataaatattttcgcttgaaaattttatcagaGAAAATGATGGAAGGAGAAGAATGGTTTTAGCTGGTAGAGCATAAAAAATGTACCTATAATCGTAAAAAGTACGAGTAAAAGAGGAAGCTGCGCTCTATAAAATGTGaacatgatgaaaattttggtaGTTATCACAGATTGCTGgtgttttgtaatttttgtttttcttatgAATAAAACGGACGTTCATAAATCACGACACAAAGAGCAATTGCTGACAGAATTGATTAGTCTGGAAAAGGAGTCCCTTCAATGAGCAGCTTGAACTGCAACTAAACGGTATAAAAACTAAACTAAAGTAAGAATTTATAATACTAAGCTATGCTGCTATATGTTCAGATCTTGGTCGCGCGTGGGGTCGTTGTCAAACActtagaataaaataagaaaataaaactacaGTGAAGCACTTTTACGACTGTTAGATCACGAACGCTGCTTTACTGCGGTAGCTAGCTAGCTGCTTTAAGAAGGAGCCAAGATAAAGTAACAAAGTTCCCTGGCATCTGAACCGAAGCTGGAAGCCGTTGCACTTGCGACCCCTGCACTGGCGTGGCAGTTCAatattcaaacattttttctgttttttcaatttttgaaggAGGAGCTATAAAGAAGATTGCGGGATTTGAATACAATCAACATCGATTTTTGGTCGACAACCTCGAACCCAGATACTCGAAAACATCTGCGCATACAATAATATTCTgctataaatttgaaaaactttcaggCTGCCTAGCTATAAACTTTGCTCCAACAGGTTCCAGGGTTCCATCCTATTTTTGGATATGCCTTAACAAGAGTGACAAAATATGTTGTAAAAGCGACGAATCTCAAAGCAGTACCCGCCTATTTATGGTATGAAtccggaatgaaaaatacgtCGACTGGAAAATTACCCTCTTATAATCAAGTGAAAAGCTggcgtcgataaattttttgcatggagggtataaatttatttgtacTCACTCAATCTAATAATACTTTGGAATCTGCATACACAAATTGgaacaaattttcatccttACATATCTGTATTCATTAAACTATTACGACATGATAACACTTGACACGCGTGCATGATTTAcatgttatttattatcaataaaaGAA
The sequence above is a segment of the Athalia rosae chromosome 5, iyAthRosa1.1, whole genome shotgun sequence genome. Coding sequences within it:
- the LOC105687254 gene encoding protein crumbs-like, with the protein product MFTFYRAQLPLLLVLFTIIGTTLACELDQMHHGCRIASAKCSCGYGCRSEYRYNNIKECYRSLNGSRNDICYRRPCRHGGSCLQISQDPGFKCQCEGTGFYGPRCDNACPGPQNSLIHGPFPYECVVI